A genomic stretch from Marinimicrobium sp. C6131 includes:
- a CDS encoding cupin domain-containing carboxymuconolactone decarboxylase family protein: MSKPLIATMILTLLSASILADEKTRQQVVKAPEHDINQAPANRFSGDAHFSRFPTMSSPGDVVPATVTFEAGTITHWHIHPHGQYLIVTDGEGRTQEWGKPIQTLQEGDVVICPPGVKHWHGASEHRSMTHIAISPVSPDGQGVTWLEEVELPESKSTTPDQPEAPTPVTLTEKQLSLIPIAAFSAVGDTEKLKPALVQGLESGLTVNEIKEAFAHQYAYAGFPRALTGMLTFRSLLEERRENGIEDVQGKEPSQLPDSTDYYQLGSETLEYLTDRTMEEASQPLFGNFSPTMDHALKAHLFGYLFSRNNLGYLERELVVVGTLSAIGDVNPQLHSHLTITQNLVVDPEQMERIMATLEKNVGKNVARNARGVLRDIQSP; the protein is encoded by the coding sequence ATGAGCAAGCCCCTGATAGCCACAATGATTTTGACGCTTTTGTCGGCCAGCATACTGGCCGATGAGAAAACCCGCCAACAGGTCGTCAAAGCGCCTGAACATGACATCAATCAAGCGCCCGCCAATCGCTTCTCAGGCGACGCCCATTTTTCACGCTTTCCGACCATGTCCTCCCCCGGTGATGTCGTGCCCGCCACGGTGACGTTTGAGGCTGGAACCATCACCCACTGGCATATCCATCCCCACGGTCAGTACCTGATTGTGACTGACGGTGAAGGCCGAACCCAGGAGTGGGGAAAGCCCATACAGACACTGCAAGAGGGCGATGTGGTGATATGCCCTCCGGGCGTCAAGCATTGGCATGGTGCCAGTGAGCACCGTTCGATGACCCATATTGCCATCAGCCCGGTATCCCCGGACGGACAAGGCGTCACCTGGTTGGAGGAAGTGGAGCTGCCCGAGTCCAAATCAACGACACCAGACCAACCCGAAGCGCCCACCCCGGTGACGCTCACGGAAAAGCAACTGAGCCTGATCCCCATTGCGGCTTTCTCTGCGGTCGGAGATACAGAGAAACTCAAGCCAGCTCTCGTTCAAGGCCTGGAAAGTGGCTTGACCGTGAACGAAATCAAAGAGGCCTTTGCGCACCAATACGCCTATGCCGGCTTTCCGAGAGCCTTAACCGGCATGCTGACATTCAGAAGCCTACTGGAGGAGCGCAGGGAGAACGGTATTGAAGACGTTCAAGGTAAAGAGCCGAGCCAATTGCCCGATAGCACGGATTACTACCAGCTTGGTTCAGAAACCTTGGAGTACTTAACGGATCGAACCATGGAAGAAGCGTCACAACCCCTGTTTGGTAATTTCTCCCCCACCATGGACCATGCGTTGAAAGCCCATCTGTTCGGCTATTTGTTCAGCCGGAACAATCTGGGGTACCTTGAGCGGGAACTCGTTGTGGTGGGTACGCTTTCAGCCATCGGGGATGTAAACCCTCAGCTTCACTCCCATTTAACGATTACTCAGAATCTGGTGGTTGATCCTGAGCAGATGGAGAGGATAATGGCAACGTTGGAGAAGAACGTCGGAAAGAATGTGGCCCGCAATGCACGAGGTGTTTTACGGGACATTCAATCGCCATAG
- a CDS encoding (2Fe-2S)-binding protein: MKLTINGQVTEVDVEDDTPLLWVLREQLGLTGTKYGCGIALCGACTVHIDGVAQRSCVLPVSAVRENQKITTIEGLGVQQFHPVQEAWAEIDVAQCGYCQPGMIMAAASLLAQNPEPTDEEIRSEITNICRCGTYPRVLEGVKRAAQRMASTQKAGGSNEQA; encoded by the coding sequence ATGAAACTCACCATCAACGGCCAGGTCACCGAGGTCGACGTCGAGGACGACACCCCGCTGCTGTGGGTGCTGCGCGAGCAGCTCGGCCTGACCGGCACCAAATACGGCTGCGGTATCGCTCTGTGCGGGGCCTGCACCGTTCATATTGACGGCGTGGCGCAGCGCTCCTGTGTGCTGCCGGTCAGCGCGGTTCGGGAGAATCAGAAGATCACCACCATCGAGGGCCTCGGGGTGCAGCAGTTTCACCCGGTACAGGAGGCCTGGGCGGAAATTGATGTGGCCCAGTGTGGTTACTGTCAGCCGGGCATGATCATGGCCGCGGCCTCGCTGCTGGCGCAGAACCCGGAGCCCACCGACGAGGAAATCCGGAGCGAGATCACCAACATCTGCCGCTGCGGGACTTACCCGAGGGTGCTGGAGGGCGTAAAGCGCGCCGCCCAGCGCATGGCGTCCACCCAGAAGGCCGGAGGCTCCAATGAACAAGCCTGA
- a CDS encoding molybdopterin cofactor-binding domain-containing protein produces MNKPEAQAPASGGINLSRRGFLKGSGAAAGAFVFGFSVPFSQSALAQSESPEVNAWVVVQPDDTVLIRIARQEMGQGSLTGLAQLVAEDLECDWDKVDFDLVKPGQNRERDNVWGSQFTAGSTAIRGSHEYLRQGGAAARMMLTEAAARQWQVPASECTVSEGVITHEPSGRTTTFGAVAKAANDIEPPKTESIRLKDPKDWRIAGKDKARLDTLDKLDGSLVYGADFSMPGMLVAVPKACPVHGGKLKSFDAEKVKNMPGVKQVVRVDDETVAVVADTFWRAQKALKALPIEWDEGENAKVSSESIAKKLREGLTADTSFIGNQAGDAKDTLAKAERVIEADYSYPYQNHAQMETLAATVRWRKNGCEMWGPTQVPGTALEALAEAAELPQEVCEIHTMRIGGSFGRRAATDYIRQATLIAKQIPDTPIKLMWTREEDMLQGRFHPVTQCRLRASMDDEGNVQALHMRISGQSIMAYAMPQAMSDKGDPVVYQGLDPEGDMALGYSVPNLLVDHAMYNPHIRPGFWRGVNLNQNALYLESFIDELAHEAGQDPLAFRRKLMANHPKHLAVLEAAAEGIGWNTKPPEGIYRGIAQVKGFGSYVAAAAEVSVTDGKVKMHRIVAATDPGHVINPQQVEAQVAGSFVYGLSPLLYSEATVKDGRIEQENFNTYKVMTLKDMPKVEVITMPSGGFWGGVGEPTIAVAAPAVLNAIFAATGKRIRDIPLKNTDLTVS; encoded by the coding sequence ATGAACAAGCCTGAAGCTCAAGCGCCCGCTAGCGGCGGCATCAACCTGTCCCGCCGGGGTTTTCTCAAGGGTAGTGGCGCTGCGGCCGGCGCCTTCGTATTCGGTTTTTCCGTGCCCTTCAGCCAATCTGCACTGGCGCAATCCGAGTCGCCCGAGGTGAACGCTTGGGTGGTGGTTCAGCCCGATGACACGGTGCTGATCCGCATCGCCCGTCAGGAAATGGGCCAGGGCTCGTTGACCGGCCTGGCGCAGTTGGTGGCCGAGGATCTGGAATGTGACTGGGACAAGGTCGATTTCGACCTGGTCAAACCGGGCCAGAACCGCGAGCGCGACAATGTCTGGGGCAGTCAGTTCACCGCCGGCTCGACGGCCATTCGCGGCTCCCACGAGTATCTGCGTCAGGGCGGCGCCGCCGCACGCATGATGCTGACTGAAGCTGCCGCCCGGCAGTGGCAGGTGCCCGCCAGTGAGTGCACCGTTTCCGAGGGGGTGATTACCCACGAGCCCAGCGGGCGCACCACCACCTTCGGCGCCGTGGCCAAGGCGGCCAATGACATCGAACCACCAAAAACCGAGTCGATCCGCCTCAAAGACCCGAAAGACTGGCGCATTGCCGGTAAGGACAAGGCGCGGCTGGACACCCTGGACAAGCTCGACGGCTCCCTGGTGTACGGCGCCGACTTCTCCATGCCCGGTATGCTGGTGGCGGTGCCCAAGGCCTGCCCGGTACACGGCGGTAAGCTGAAAAGTTTTGACGCTGAGAAGGTCAAGAACATGCCCGGCGTCAAGCAGGTGGTGCGCGTCGACGATGAAACCGTCGCGGTGGTGGCCGATACCTTCTGGCGTGCCCAGAAAGCCTTGAAAGCCCTGCCGATCGAATGGGATGAAGGCGAAAACGCCAAAGTATCCAGCGAGAGCATCGCCAAAAAGCTGCGCGAAGGTTTGACCGCAGACACCTCGTTTATCGGCAATCAGGCCGGGGATGCCAAAGACACGCTGGCCAAGGCCGAGCGGGTCATCGAAGCCGATTACAGTTACCCCTACCAGAACCACGCCCAGATGGAGACGCTCGCCGCCACCGTGCGCTGGCGCAAGAACGGCTGTGAGATGTGGGGGCCGACTCAGGTGCCGGGAACGGCCCTGGAAGCCCTGGCCGAAGCGGCGGAGTTGCCCCAGGAGGTCTGCGAAATCCACACCATGCGCATCGGCGGCAGCTTTGGCCGCCGCGCGGCCACGGACTATATACGCCAGGCCACTCTGATCGCCAAACAGATTCCCGACACGCCGATCAAACTGATGTGGACGCGGGAAGAAGACATGCTGCAGGGCCGCTTCCACCCGGTGACCCAGTGTCGTCTGCGCGCGTCCATGGACGATGAGGGCAATGTCCAGGCTCTGCATATGCGCATCTCCGGTCAGTCGATCATGGCCTACGCCATGCCCCAGGCGATGAGTGACAAGGGCGATCCGGTGGTGTACCAGGGGCTGGACCCCGAGGGCGATATGGCCCTCGGGTATTCGGTGCCGAATCTGCTGGTGGACCACGCCATGTACAACCCGCACATCCGCCCGGGCTTCTGGCGCGGGGTCAACCTGAACCAGAACGCCCTGTACCTGGAGAGCTTTATTGACGAGCTAGCCCACGAGGCCGGCCAGGATCCACTGGCGTTTCGTCGCAAGCTGATGGCCAACCACCCGAAACACCTGGCGGTGCTCGAAGCCGCCGCCGAAGGCATCGGCTGGAACACCAAACCGCCGGAAGGCATCTATCGGGGCATCGCCCAGGTGAAGGGGTTTGGCAGTTACGTGGCCGCTGCTGCGGAGGTGTCGGTCACCGACGGCAAGGTCAAGATGCACCGCATCGTGGCCGCCACCGACCCGGGCCATGTCATCAACCCGCAACAGGTGGAGGCGCAGGTCGCCGGTTCATTCGTGTACGGCTTGTCGCCCCTACTCTACAGCGAAGCGACGGTGAAAGACGGGCGCATTGAGCAGGAGAACTTCAACACCTACAAGGTGATGACGCTCAAGGATATGCCCAAGGTGGAAGTGATCACCATGCCCTCCGGCGGTTTCTGGGGCGGCGTGGGCGAGCCCACCATTGCGGTGGCCGCACCGGCGGTACTCAACGCCATCTTCGCCGCAACAGGCAAGCGTATCCGCGATATTCCCCTCAAAAACACGGACCTGACGGTCAGTTGA
- a CDS encoding type II toxin-antitoxin system VapC family toxin, producing MIVLDTHVLVWWVNGDSQLSENARAAIEHEQKAENGLILISAISAWEVAMLIEKGRLALSMSVDDWLDVVAEIESVRFVPLDVAVGVQATRLPGDFHKDPADRMIVSLARHLNAPLVTADEKIRAYKHVRSIW from the coding sequence ATGATTGTTCTGGATACCCATGTGCTGGTCTGGTGGGTCAATGGTGACTCGCAACTGTCCGAGAATGCTCGCGCGGCCATTGAGCATGAGCAGAAAGCGGAAAACGGCCTGATATTGATCTCGGCCATTTCTGCCTGGGAAGTTGCCATGCTGATTGAGAAAGGCCGCTTGGCGCTGAGTATGAGCGTTGATGACTGGCTGGATGTGGTAGCCGAGATAGAGAGCGTACGGTTTGTGCCGTTGGACGTCGCGGTGGGCGTGCAGGCCACCCGGCTACCGGGGGATTTTCATAAAGATCCGGCCGATCGCATGATTGTGTCGCTGGCGCGCCATCTGAATGCACCGCTGGTGACCGCCGATGAGAAAATTCGGGCCTACAAGCATGTGCGCAGCATCTGGTAA
- a CDS encoding type II toxin-antitoxin system Phd/YefM family antitoxin produces MHQEPVSKSQFKAKALEFFRRVEASGETIIVTDKGLPAIEVRRYRAEQRSPLERLRGSVMEFKGPTEPVADDDWDALT; encoded by the coding sequence ATGCATCAAGAGCCGGTTTCCAAGTCCCAGTTCAAGGCCAAGGCGCTGGAGTTTTTTCGACGGGTTGAGGCGTCTGGGGAGACCATTATCGTCACCGATAAGGGGCTGCCTGCCATCGAGGTTCGCCGTTACCGGGCGGAGCAGCGTTCGCCGCTGGAGCGCTTGCGGGGTTCGGTGATGGAGTTCAAAGGCCCCACTGAGCCGGTCGCTGATGATGACTGGGATGCTCTGACATGA
- a CDS encoding helix-turn-helix transcriptional regulator has translation MPLSLMEQIKRRRLALGLKQKDMAPRLGMVRQQYQHLESRGNPRLETLELVAAGLNSELMLIPQEKLNEVKAVLENNEHAGGPAPDESAQRVLNDPWKGFLGDES, from the coding sequence GTGCCACTCTCGCTAATGGAGCAAATCAAACGTCGCCGTCTCGCCCTCGGGCTTAAGCAGAAGGATATGGCTCCCCGACTGGGCATGGTACGCCAGCAGTATCAACACCTGGAGTCCCGGGGCAATCCGCGACTTGAGACACTAGAGCTGGTCGCCGCCGGTCTTAATAGCGAACTGATGTTGATTCCGCAGGAGAAGCTGAACGAGGTGAAGGCGGTGCTTGAGAATAATGAGCATGCCGGTGGGCCCGCCCCGGATGAGAGCGCCCAGCGTGTGCTCAATGATCCGTGGAAAGGGTTTCTGGGAGATGAATCATGA
- a CDS encoding type II toxin-antitoxin system HipA family toxin, translating to MSAQGNEVRVLQLTLHRRLVGYLAGYQSGRNRLTFAEAFRTDPERPTLSLITHPAFPQAQTIMSTPWIRTQKLPPLLSNLLPEGALRELLAQRLKVHTDNEFQLLAHLGNDLPGALVATPIAPEQVPQELLNHYPKSRPVAFAEKPSANRFSLAGVQIKFSAKVTDERYNLTTEGELGDWIVKTPSTTHPDVPLNEYTAMRLAQLAGVTIPEIKLVDIRQLDNLPPINLPDEQQAFAIKRFDRDNGSRVHMEDFAQVFAKDALEKYDAANYEQIGRIVRQYSGDGLADVQQLARRLLANILLGNGDAHLKNWSLLYADQKTPRLSPAYDIVTTLAYMEGEQEFSLNLAGNKNWYRVTFNHFERWAEALNLPWRPIKAHLTDTLEKARALWPTALHELPMAPAHKVLLKQHWRTLAKDFQIIP from the coding sequence ATGAGTGCCCAAGGCAACGAAGTCCGGGTGCTCCAACTGACGCTTCATCGGCGCTTGGTAGGCTACCTCGCCGGTTATCAGAGTGGGCGCAACCGGCTTACCTTCGCCGAGGCGTTCCGCACCGACCCCGAGCGCCCCACGCTCAGCCTGATTACTCACCCGGCGTTCCCCCAGGCGCAGACGATCATGTCCACCCCGTGGATTCGCACCCAAAAGCTCCCCCCTCTGCTGTCCAATTTATTGCCCGAAGGTGCACTTCGAGAACTATTGGCCCAACGTCTGAAAGTTCACACGGATAACGAGTTTCAATTACTGGCTCATTTGGGCAATGACCTGCCCGGCGCCTTGGTGGCCACCCCGATAGCGCCGGAGCAGGTACCTCAAGAGTTGCTCAACCACTACCCGAAAAGCAGGCCTGTGGCGTTTGCTGAAAAACCCTCGGCAAACCGGTTTTCGTTGGCAGGCGTACAGATCAAGTTCTCCGCCAAAGTCACAGACGAACGCTACAATTTAACGACAGAAGGAGAACTCGGAGACTGGATCGTAAAAACACCCTCCACCACCCACCCGGACGTTCCTCTAAACGAGTACACCGCCATGCGCCTGGCACAGCTGGCCGGAGTGACTATCCCGGAAATCAAGTTGGTGGACATTCGTCAACTGGACAACCTACCGCCCATCAATCTACCCGACGAACAGCAGGCCTTCGCGATCAAACGCTTTGATCGCGATAACGGATCGCGAGTTCACATGGAAGACTTTGCACAGGTGTTCGCCAAAGATGCGCTGGAAAAATACGACGCCGCCAACTATGAACAGATCGGTCGCATAGTCCGCCAATACTCCGGCGACGGCCTGGCAGATGTACAGCAGCTCGCGCGCCGTTTGCTGGCGAACATTCTGCTGGGTAACGGCGATGCCCACCTGAAAAACTGGAGCCTGCTCTATGCGGACCAGAAGACGCCGAGACTTTCACCCGCCTACGACATCGTCACCACCTTGGCCTACATGGAAGGAGAGCAGGAGTTCTCGCTAAACCTTGCCGGCAACAAAAACTGGTATCGTGTGACCTTCAACCACTTTGAGCGCTGGGCAGAGGCATTGAACCTTCCCTGGCGCCCCATAAAAGCCCATTTGACGGATACCCTGGAAAAAGCCCGTGCACTTTGGCCGACGGCATTACACGAGCTTCCCATGGCGCCAGCGCACAAGGTTCTTCTAAAACAACACTGGCGCACGCTGGCAAAAGACTTCCAGATCATCCCTTAG
- a CDS encoding nitrate/nitrite transporter — protein MLDASAIAPRDQRRALFLSTFAFTLCFAVWTIFSILGIQIKQELGLSDTQLGLLMATPILSGSISRLFLGVLTDRFDGRWVFGLLMITTGVAVLLVSMAQNYYLLLLAALGVGLAGGSFIVGVAYTSAWYPAGKQGTALGIFGAGNVGSAITNFGAPFLLLALGWQVTAQVYAVVIALMGVGFILFAKADPGLAKRRANITSLSQQLAPLGDLRVWRFALYYFFVFGAFVALALWLPHYLMEVYGLGIAAAGILTALYTIPASLFRILGGWMSDRYGARRVMYWTLTASVICCFLLSYPPTEYRVLGVDRTLEFSFELTLPAFVVLTFILGFFMSLGKAAVFKHIPVYYPTHVGVVGGIVGMIGGLGGFFLPLTFGMLNDVIGVWQSAFMLLFVISGAALAWMHYAIRLAERHEWRSGQEVTDLPEFSTPDAFVLEDWRPEDKTFWEEKGKKIARRNLWISIPNLFLAFAVWSIWSILVVKMPQLGFPYTSNQLFWLAALPALSGATLRIFYSFMVPIFGGRRWTAISTASLLLPCLWLGFALQNTDTSYLVMLILALLCGFGGGNFASSMANISFFFPKAEKGGAMGLNAGLGNLGVSAMQLIAPLAIAASVLGPFGGDPMVIQSGALAGENLWIQNAALLWVPFIIVAAIAAWFGMNDIASAKSSFSDQAVIFKRKHTWLMCWLYLGAFGSFIGFAAGFPLLSGMLFKDVDPTKYAFIGPLLGALARPAGGVIADKLGGARVTLWTFAVMIAGVVGVLQFLPGEDSAGNFWGFFGMFLVLFVASGILNGSTFRMVPVMFMTLRQRALGDTEQAQVEGNREAAAVLGFISAIAAYGGFFIPKAYGTSFDMTGGVAAALTGFVVFYVTCLFVTWWYYARRGAEVSC, from the coding sequence ATGCTTGATGCCAGCGCCATTGCCCCCCGCGACCAGCGGCGTGCGCTTTTTCTTTCCACCTTTGCGTTCACCCTGTGCTTTGCGGTCTGGACGATTTTTTCCATCCTCGGGATCCAAATCAAGCAGGAGTTGGGGCTGAGCGATACCCAGCTTGGTCTGCTCATGGCAACGCCGATCTTGTCCGGGTCGATCAGTCGGCTGTTCCTCGGTGTGCTCACCGATCGGTTCGACGGCCGCTGGGTGTTTGGCCTGTTGATGATTACCACCGGTGTGGCCGTGCTGCTGGTGAGCATGGCGCAGAATTATTATCTGCTGTTGCTGGCTGCGCTCGGTGTGGGGTTGGCCGGCGGCTCGTTTATTGTCGGGGTGGCCTACACCTCGGCCTGGTATCCCGCGGGCAAGCAGGGCACGGCGCTGGGAATTTTCGGTGCCGGTAATGTGGGCTCGGCGATCACCAACTTCGGTGCCCCCTTCCTGTTGCTCGCGCTCGGATGGCAGGTGACGGCTCAGGTGTATGCGGTGGTGATCGCCCTGATGGGGGTGGGCTTTATCCTGTTCGCCAAGGCCGACCCCGGACTGGCGAAACGTCGTGCCAACATCACCTCGCTGAGTCAGCAGTTGGCGCCCCTGGGAGACCTTCGGGTCTGGCGCTTTGCGCTCTATTACTTTTTTGTATTCGGCGCCTTTGTCGCCCTGGCACTGTGGTTACCCCACTATCTGATGGAAGTCTACGGGCTGGGTATCGCCGCCGCCGGTATTCTCACCGCGCTCTACACCATTCCCGCTTCGCTGTTCCGGATTCTCGGTGGTTGGATGTCCGATCGTTACGGCGCCCGTCGGGTCATGTACTGGACCCTGACCGCCTCGGTCATCTGCTGCTTTCTGCTCAGCTATCCGCCCACCGAATACCGGGTGCTGGGGGTGGATCGCACCCTGGAGTTCAGCTTTGAACTGACTCTGCCCGCCTTTGTGGTGCTGACCTTCATTCTCGGTTTCTTCATGTCGCTCGGTAAGGCAGCGGTATTCAAACACATTCCCGTGTACTACCCGACCCACGTTGGGGTTGTGGGCGGTATCGTCGGCATGATCGGTGGCCTGGGTGGTTTCTTTCTGCCGCTGACCTTCGGCATGCTCAACGACGTGATCGGTGTCTGGCAGAGCGCCTTCATGTTGCTGTTTGTGATTTCTGGTGCGGCGCTGGCCTGGATGCACTACGCCATTCGCCTGGCGGAGCGGCACGAGTGGCGTTCCGGACAGGAAGTCACCGACCTGCCGGAATTCTCCACGCCCGATGCTTTTGTGCTGGAGGACTGGCGTCCGGAAGATAAAACCTTCTGGGAAGAGAAAGGCAAAAAAATCGCTCGGCGCAATTTGTGGATCTCCATTCCCAACCTGTTTCTCGCCTTTGCGGTCTGGTCCATCTGGTCCATTCTGGTGGTGAAAATGCCCCAGCTCGGTTTCCCCTATACCTCCAATCAGCTGTTCTGGTTGGCGGCTTTGCCGGCGCTGTCCGGGGCGACGCTGCGTATTTTCTACAGCTTTATGGTGCCGATATTTGGCGGCCGCCGCTGGACCGCGATCTCCACCGCGTCGCTGCTGCTGCCCTGTCTGTGGTTGGGTTTTGCCCTGCAGAATACCGATACGTCTTATCTGGTGATGCTGATTCTGGCCTTACTGTGCGGTTTCGGTGGTGGCAACTTCGCTTCCAGCATGGCCAACATCAGCTTCTTCTTCCCGAAAGCGGAGAAGGGCGGCGCCATGGGGTTGAATGCCGGCCTGGGTAACCTCGGGGTATCCGCCATGCAGCTGATTGCGCCGCTGGCGATCGCCGCCAGTGTGCTGGGCCCGTTCGGGGGTGACCCCATGGTGATTCAGTCCGGCGCCTTGGCGGGCGAGAACCTGTGGATTCAGAATGCCGCTCTGCTCTGGGTACCGTTCATTATTGTGGCGGCGATAGCGGCCTGGTTTGGCATGAACGATATTGCTTCGGCGAAATCCTCGTTCAGTGATCAGGCGGTGATTTTCAAACGCAAGCACACCTGGCTGATGTGCTGGTTGTACCTGGGCGCCTTCGGCAGCTTCATCGGCTTTGCCGCGGGTTTCCCGCTGCTGTCCGGCATGCTGTTCAAGGATGTGGACCCGACCAAATACGCGTTTATTGGCCCCTTGCTCGGCGCCCTGGCACGTCCGGCCGGTGGGGTGATTGCCGACAAACTGGGCGGCGCACGCGTGACCCTCTGGACCTTCGCGGTGATGATTGCCGGTGTCGTCGGTGTACTGCAGTTTTTGCCAGGTGAAGACAGTGCCGGTAACTTCTGGGGTTTCTTCGGGATGTTCCTGGTGCTGTTTGTCGCCTCGGGTATTCTCAATGGCTCCACATTCCGCATGGTGCCGGTGATGTTCATGACCCTGCGCCAGCGTGCGCTGGGCGACACTGAACAGGCACAGGTGGAAGGCAACCGGGAAGCGGCGGCGGTGCTCGGCTTTATCTCCGCCATCGCGGCCTACGGCGGTTTCTTTATCCCCAAAGCCTACGGTACGTCATTCGATATGACCGGCGGTGTCGCCGCGGCCCTGACCGGCTTTGTGGTGTTCTACGTAACCTGCCTGTTCGTAACCTGGTGGTACTACGCCCGGCGTGGGGCGGAAGTGTCCTGCTAA
- the narL gene encoding two-component system response regulator NarL, whose product MSHDAASIMLVDDHPLLRKGLQQLIELSDDLELVAQAGSGAEAIKLGEELDPDLILLDLNMQGMDGLETLEKLRGVGVTSRIVMLTVSDADEDVIAAISRGADGYLLKDMEPDELLTQIERALQGKMVMSEAVTQALATAIRKPQPNNEAKLDSLTGRELEILKLIAKGLSNKLIARELDISDGTVKVHVKHLLKKLGLRSRVEAAVWMINQEKSD is encoded by the coding sequence ATGAGCCACGACGCGGCCAGCATCATGCTGGTGGATGACCACCCCTTATTGCGCAAAGGGTTGCAGCAACTGATTGAACTGTCCGACGACCTGGAGCTGGTCGCGCAGGCCGGCAGCGGCGCCGAAGCCATCAAGCTCGGGGAAGAACTGGACCCGGACCTGATTCTGCTCGACCTGAACATGCAGGGCATGGACGGACTGGAAACCCTGGAAAAATTGCGCGGGGTGGGAGTGACTTCCCGCATCGTGATGCTCACCGTCTCCGACGCCGACGAAGATGTGATTGCCGCCATCTCCCGGGGCGCCGACGGTTATCTGCTCAAGGATATGGAACCGGACGAACTGCTCACCCAGATCGAGCGCGCCCTGCAGGGCAAGATGGTGATGAGCGAAGCCGTGACCCAGGCCCTGGCCACCGCCATCCGCAAGCCCCAGCCCAACAACGAAGCCAAGCTCGACAGCCTGACCGGGCGCGAGCTGGAAATTCTCAAACTGATCGCCAAGGGGCTGAGCAATAAACTCATCGCCCGGGAGCTGGACATTTCCGATGGCACGGTCAAAGTGCACGTCAAACATCTGCTGAAAAAGCTCGGCCTGCGCTCACGGGTGGAAGCCGCCGTGTGGATGATCAACCAGGAAAAGAGTGACTGA
- the glp gene encoding gephyrin-like molybdotransferase Glp, with the protein MACCDEPQLIPVQDAIARMQVAVQAVTDTETVSLPELLDRVTAEPVHAGFNVPGYDNSAMDGYALRAQDAGQVLTLVGQSLAGHHFDGELNAGQCVRITTGATIPAGANAVVMQENTEVDGDSVRVMKAPATGENIRRAGEDITQGQEVFPSGYRFGPVDIALLASLGLAEASVKRRLKVAVLSTGDELTPPGQPLKDGHIYDSNRYGLIAILQRLNVEVLDLGLIPDQPNQIRAAFERAGAEADAIISSGGVSVGDADYVKDILGELGEIGFWKVAIKPGKPFAFGHLGKAVFFGLPGNPVSSMVTLHQLALPILRTMAGEAPEPPLQLTAQAASGYKKRPGRQDFQRATLRCVDGANQIDSNGAQGSGVLTSFLGANAYAVLEAERGKVEAGEPVTVIPFDRFIT; encoded by the coding sequence ATGGCCTGCTGCGACGAACCCCAACTGATTCCGGTTCAGGACGCCATCGCCCGCATGCAAGTGGCGGTACAGGCGGTGACCGACACGGAGACCGTTTCCCTGCCCGAGCTGCTCGACCGGGTCACCGCCGAGCCGGTACACGCCGGCTTTAATGTCCCCGGCTACGACAACTCGGCGATGGATGGCTACGCTCTGCGCGCCCAAGATGCCGGACAAGTGTTGACGCTGGTCGGACAATCACTGGCCGGGCATCACTTCGACGGTGAACTGAACGCTGGGCAATGCGTACGCATTACCACCGGCGCCACGATTCCCGCCGGTGCCAATGCGGTGGTCATGCAAGAGAATACCGAAGTCGACGGCGATAGCGTTCGCGTGATGAAAGCGCCTGCTACGGGCGAGAATATTCGTCGTGCCGGCGAGGACATCACACAAGGCCAGGAAGTGTTTCCCTCCGGTTATCGTTTCGGTCCCGTGGATATTGCCCTGCTCGCTTCCCTGGGCTTGGCCGAGGCCTCGGTCAAGCGACGCCTCAAAGTCGCGGTGCTGTCCACCGGCGATGAACTTACTCCGCCGGGACAACCACTGAAAGATGGCCACATTTACGACAGCAACCGCTACGGCCTCATCGCCATTCTTCAACGCCTGAACGTCGAGGTGCTGGACCTGGGCCTGATTCCCGACCAGCCGAATCAGATCCGCGCCGCTTTCGAACGCGCCGGAGCAGAAGCCGACGCCATCATTTCCAGCGGCGGTGTGTCGGTAGGCGATGCGGATTATGTCAAAGACATTCTCGGCGAGCTGGGGGAAATCGGCTTCTGGAAAGTGGCCATCAAACCCGGAAAACCTTTCGCCTTTGGGCACCTGGGTAAGGCGGTATTTTTCGGCCTGCCCGGCAACCCGGTGTCCTCCATGGTCACCCTGCACCAGTTGGCGCTACCCATCCTGCGCACCATGGCCGGCGAAGCACCGGAACCGCCCTTGCAGCTGACCGCCCAAGCCGCCAGCGGCTACAAAAAACGCCCGGGCCGGCAGGACTTCCAACGCGCAACCCTGCGCTGCGTGGATGGCGCAAACCAGATCGACAGCAACGGCGCCCAGGGCTCGGGTGTGCTCACCTCCTTCCTCGGCGCCAACGCCTATGCCGTGCTCGAAGCAGAGCGGGGCAAAGTTGAGGCCGGCGAGCCCGTCACCGTCATTCCGTTTGATCGGTTTATTACCTGA